A genomic window from Flavobacterium johnsoniae includes:
- a CDS encoding cytochrome-c peroxidase, producing MNIESHYRKIILLFVLVAAGIFMAAIDIKPLYVDPYKLEYPDYFGNRISIPEDNPTTKQGVYLGRMLFYETKLSSSKTISCASCHQQKLAFTDGKAFSSGIDNMPTKRSSMSLANLLWVRNFFWDGRAKGLEEQAKFPLNDPHEMGNYVNKAVKELQKTKEYPILFREAFGSAEITGDKITKAIAQFERTLISADSRYDKYLRNEYKPSEQELKGMELFMNSPIPEKNIRGANCAQCHGTPKMYMELFHNNGLDEEPKDIGREEFTGAANDKGRFRVATLRNIALTAPYMHDGRFKTLEEVLDHYNEHIIASKTLSISLRNNSNNINGKNLGLTTDEKSNIISFLKMLTDSTFISNPKFSDPHLKHAINN from the coding sequence GTGAATATAGAATCACATTATAGAAAAATCATTTTATTATTTGTGTTAGTGGCAGCCGGAATTTTTATGGCTGCCATTGATATAAAACCTCTATATGTTGATCCTTATAAATTAGAATATCCAGATTATTTTGGAAATAGAATTAGTATTCCAGAAGATAATCCAACGACTAAACAAGGCGTTTATTTAGGAAGAATGTTGTTTTATGAAACAAAATTATCTTCGAGCAAAACAATTTCTTGCGCAAGCTGTCACCAGCAAAAACTTGCTTTTACAGACGGAAAAGCATTTAGTTCTGGTATTGATAATATGCCAACAAAACGCAGTTCTATGTCATTAGCAAATCTTCTTTGGGTTCGAAATTTTTTTTGGGACGGAAGGGCGAAGGGTTTAGAAGAACAAGCAAAGTTTCCGCTTAATGATCCTCACGAAATGGGAAATTATGTAAACAAAGCGGTAAAAGAACTTCAGAAAACAAAAGAATATCCAATTCTTTTCAGAGAGGCATTTGGTTCTGCGGAAATAACAGGAGACAAGATAACTAAGGCAATTGCGCAATTTGAACGTACTTTAATATCTGCCGATTCTCGTTATGATAAATATTTAAGAAATGAATATAAGCCTTCTGAACAAGAACTAAAAGGCATGGAATTGTTTATGAATTCGCCAATTCCAGAAAAGAATATTAGAGGTGCAAACTGTGCGCAATGCCACGGAACGCCCAAAATGTATATGGAATTATTTCATAACAATGGTCTTGATGAAGAACCAAAAGACATTGGTCGTGAGGAATTTACTGGAGCAGCAAATGACAAAGGAAGATTTCGAGTTGCAACGCTTCGAAACATAGCGCTCACTGCGCCATATATGCATGACGGAAGATTTAAAACTTTAGAAGAAGTATTAGATCATTACAATGAACACATTATTGCCAGTAAAACTTTAAGTATATCTTTAAGGAATAATTCTAACAATATAAATGGAAAAAATCTAGGATTGACAACTGACGAAAAATCAAATATTATAAGTTTTCTTAAAATGCTAACGGATTCAACATTTATTAGTAATCCAAAATTTTCTGATCCGCATTTAAAGCACGCAATCAACAATTAA
- a CDS encoding ABC transporter ATP-binding protein, with translation MIQIDAYKMLETANGKLPLDISLTIEKGQFVSIYGNSGAGKTTILRILSGLTKAEKVTIKVEESIWDDSNKKFHLPIQKRSVGFVFQDFALFPNLTVKENLEFALSKNDSKEIVCELIELMELQSLQNSKPQNLSGGQKQRVALARAIVRKPEILLLDEPLSALDDEMRFKLQDYILQIHQKYNLTILMVSHSISEIFKLSDKVIILDHGKIIKEGTPQNVFSEQRISSKFQITGEIISIAKSDIIYVVQVSSGNNIIKVIATEDEAQEYKIGQKVLVASKAFNPIIQLLT, from the coding sequence ATGATACAGATTGATGCCTATAAAATGCTCGAAACAGCAAATGGAAAATTGCCACTGGATATTTCTTTGACTATCGAAAAAGGACAATTTGTTTCTATTTATGGAAATTCGGGAGCAGGAAAAACAACAATACTTCGCATTTTATCAGGTCTGACCAAAGCAGAAAAAGTTACTATAAAAGTGGAAGAATCAATTTGGGACGATTCTAATAAAAAGTTTCATCTTCCTATTCAAAAACGTTCTGTTGGATTTGTATTTCAAGATTTTGCCTTATTTCCAAATTTAACTGTAAAAGAAAATTTGGAGTTTGCTTTATCTAAAAATGATTCAAAAGAGATTGTTTGCGAATTAATAGAATTAATGGAATTGCAATCACTTCAAAACAGCAAACCTCAAAATTTATCTGGCGGACAAAAACAACGTGTCGCTTTGGCGAGAGCAATTGTTCGTAAACCCGAAATTCTTTTGCTCGATGAACCGCTATCAGCTTTAGATGATGAAATGAGATTTAAACTTCAGGATTATATTTTACAAATTCATCAAAAATACAATTTAACTATTTTAATGGTAAGTCATTCCATTTCAGAAATTTTCAAACTTTCGGATAAAGTTATTATTCTTGATCATGGTAAAATTATAAAAGAAGGAACGCCTCAAAATGTCTTTTCAGAACAAAGAATAAGCAGTAAATTTCAAATTACTGGAGAAATAATAAGTATTGCTAAAAGTGATATTATATACGTTGTCCAAGTTTCTTCTGGAAATAATATTATAAAAGTTATTGCGACCGAAGATGAAGCACAAGAATATAAAATCGGACAAAAAGTGTTAGTGGCTTCCAAAGCATTTAATCCTATAATTCAGTTGCTGACATAA
- the ilvN gene encoding acetolactate synthase small subunit, producing MKEQHNLTIYTEDRFDLINKISLVFTRRNIKIESLNISLCEIDDIYKYTILITETPDTVRNIALQIEKIIEVFKCTYHTNQEIVWTQVVLFKIPTNQIIINEKLNDILRKYNAKHLSVASTYTIFEFTVQEIQSINLIKELKKFELVEFVESSRIAIAKSGKGFK from the coding sequence ATGAAAGAACAACACAACTTAACGATTTACACAGAAGACCGATTTGATTTAATCAATAAAATTTCACTCGTTTTTACGCGAAGAAATATTAAAATCGAAAGTCTCAATATTTCGCTTTGTGAAATTGATGATATTTATAAATACACGATTTTAATAACTGAAACTCCTGATACAGTTAGAAATATTGCGCTTCAAATAGAAAAAATTATAGAAGTTTTTAAATGTACTTATCATACCAATCAAGAGATTGTTTGGACACAAGTGGTTTTGTTTAAAATTCCTACCAATCAAATTATTATAAATGAAAAATTGAATGATATTCTTAGAAAATATAATGCGAAACATCTTTCTGTTGCCAGCACTTATACCATATTTGAATTTACGGTTCAAGAAATACAAAGTATTAATCTGATAAAAGAACTTAAAAAATTTGAACTTGTTGAATTTGTAGAAAGTTCTAGAATTGCGATTGCAAAATCTGGAAAGGGATTTAAATAG
- the modB gene encoding molybdate ABC transporter permease subunit — translation MINLDPLWLTAKLALFTTIILLVVSIPLCYWLCYSRFKLKAVIEALISLPLVLPPSVLGFYLLIAFSPENAFGKFLSDYFDVRLVFTFEGLILASVLYSLPFMVNPILSGLKNLPPALQEASFTLGKSRLTTITKILLPNIRASLFTGIIMTFAHTLGEFGVVLMVGGSIPEETKVVSIAIYEEVESMNYDNANIYAGILFAFSFSILLAVHLIHNKSRKTSLY, via the coding sequence ATGATTAATTTAGATCCTTTATGGCTCACAGCAAAATTGGCTTTATTCACAACAATTATTCTGTTAGTGGTTTCGATTCCGCTTTGTTATTGGTTGTGTTACAGTCGGTTTAAATTAAAAGCTGTGATTGAAGCTCTTATAAGTCTTCCTTTAGTTTTGCCACCATCTGTTTTAGGTTTCTACCTTTTAATTGCTTTTAGTCCAGAAAATGCTTTTGGAAAATTTTTATCTGATTATTTTGATGTAAGATTGGTTTTTACTTTTGAAGGATTAATTCTGGCTTCGGTATTGTACAGTTTGCCTTTTATGGTAAATCCGATTTTATCGGGATTAAAAAATCTGCCGCCTGCTTTACAGGAAGCCTCTTTTACTTTAGGAAAATCTCGATTAACGACCATAACAAAAATATTACTTCCTAATATTCGTGCCTCATTATTTACGGGTATAATTATGACATTTGCCCACACATTAGGAGAATTTGGAGTAGTTTTAATGGTTGGAGGAAGCATTCCAGAGGAAACAAAAGTAGTTTCGATTGCAATTTATGAAGAAGTTGAATCGATGAATTACGATAATGCCAATATTTATGCAGGAATATTATTCGCGTTTTCTTTTTCTATTCTTTTGGCTGTTCATTTAATTCATAATAAATCCCGAAAAACTTCTCTTTATTAA
- the modA gene encoding molybdate ABC transporter substrate-binding protein — MKTRKRFLSHLTMLLLLFFGTLNAQQKFTIVAAANLKIALDSINTVFKIQNPGINPQITYGASGKFYEQISSGAPFDLFFSADMDYPNQLEKNKFTASKVKMYAVGKLVIWSKKTDPNTKKINSLLETSVRKIAIGNPSTAPYGEKAVESLKFYKIYDKVKSKLVFGDNITQATQFVTTGNADIGITALSLVLTPNMKKEAGRYYIIPEKSHSPLEQGCVVLKHGKDNANALKFYNFISSKKATSILKYYGYDTKTK, encoded by the coding sequence ATGAAGACTAGGAAAAGATTTTTGTCTCATTTGACAATGTTGCTGCTATTATTTTTTGGAACTCTAAATGCACAACAGAAATTTACAATTGTTGCTGCGGCAAATCTTAAAATAGCTTTAGACTCTATAAATACGGTTTTTAAGATTCAAAATCCTGGTATAAATCCGCAGATTACTTACGGAGCTTCAGGAAAGTTTTATGAGCAGATTTCTAGTGGCGCGCCATTTGATTTGTTTTTTTCTGCCGATATGGATTATCCCAATCAATTGGAAAAAAATAAATTTACAGCTTCAAAAGTAAAAATGTATGCCGTTGGAAAATTGGTTATTTGGAGTAAAAAAACAGATCCAAACACTAAAAAGATTAATAGTCTTTTAGAAACTTCTGTTCGTAAAATAGCAATCGGAAATCCTTCAACTGCGCCTTATGGCGAAAAAGCTGTAGAAAGCTTGAAATTTTACAAAATCTATGATAAAGTAAAAAGCAAGTTAGTTTTTGGAGACAATATCACGCAAGCGACTCAGTTTGTAACAACCGGAAATGCAGATATTGGCATCACGGCTTTATCTCTCGTTCTTACGCCAAATATGAAAAAAGAAGCGGGACGATATTATATTATTCCAGAAAAAAGCCATTCTCCTTTAGAACAAGGATGCGTTGTATTGAAACACGGGAAAGACAATGCAAATGCTTTAAAATTTTATAACTTTATATCTTCAAAAAAGGCAACTTCGATTTTAAAATATTACGGATACGACACCAAAACGAAATGA
- a CDS encoding TOBE domain-containing protein — MNILKGNISEIQSYEGISLVKVKFHDFIFSSIVLDTPDSAEYLKESQAVKIIFKETEVIISKDLNPQTSVQNQIPCIVKSVKKGILLSQINLIADQQNIQSIITSNACEQLNLKENDSVIALIKTNEVSLSADD; from the coding sequence ATGAATATATTAAAAGGAAATATATCTGAAATCCAATCTTATGAAGGCATTTCATTAGTAAAAGTCAAATTTCATGATTTTATTTTTTCTTCTATAGTTTTAGATACTCCAGATTCAGCCGAGTATTTAAAAGAAAGTCAAGCGGTTAAAATTATTTTTAAAGAAACAGAAGTAATTATTTCTAAAGATTTAAATCCGCAAACTAGTGTTCAAAATCAAATTCCGTGTATCGTTAAATCTGTAAAAAAAGGAATATTGCTTAGTCAGATTAATTTAATTGCAGATCAGCAAAATATACAATCCATTATTACCAGTAACGCTTGCGAACAACTGAATTTAAAAGAAAATGACAGCGTGATTGCCTTAATAAAAACTAACGAAGTAAGTTTATCTGCCGATGATTAA
- a CDS encoding YheT family hydrolase codes for MPIIEQSEYNFPSLMHRNRHISTIYAALIKKFDVPEYTRTKHELEDGDFINIDFIINDSKKAVILCHGLEGDSRRTYNNSCATYFQHKGFSVFAWNNRTCGGEMNRLPRLYHHGAVDDLDEVVQFVLNQGFEDVYLIGYSMGGVQLLNYLGWTKIDQRIKAAVSISVPTHIATSAQVLKQGFNKVYLKNFTIDIKKKLKYKAAQFPDFINSDQIDKITSFDEVDQYFTAPLHGFASRDDYYQRVSPEFSLVNITTPVLIINSLDDPFLGERCYPRAIAKESAYVYLETPKYGGHCAFPLRDSTYSYAEKRAFNFFESCKSA; via the coding sequence ATGCCAATAATTGAACAGTCAGAATATAATTTTCCTTCTTTAATGCATCGAAACAGGCATATTTCTACTATTTATGCGGCTTTGATCAAAAAGTTTGATGTTCCAGAATACACAAGAACAAAACACGAACTAGAAGACGGTGATTTTATTAATATCGATTTTATAATTAATGATTCTAAAAAGGCCGTTATTTTATGTCATGGTTTAGAAGGCGATTCTAGAAGAACTTACAACAATAGCTGTGCAACTTATTTTCAACATAAAGGCTTTTCTGTTTTTGCCTGGAATAACAGGACTTGCGGCGGAGAAATGAATCGTCTTCCTAGACTTTATCATCATGGTGCGGTAGATGATTTGGATGAAGTGGTGCAATTTGTTTTAAATCAAGGTTTTGAAGATGTTTATTTAATCGGTTATTCGATGGGAGGAGTGCAGCTTTTGAATTATTTGGGCTGGACAAAAATCGATCAACGCATAAAAGCTGCCGTTTCGATTTCCGTTCCGACGCATATTGCAACAAGTGCACAAGTTCTTAAACAAGGTTTTAACAAAGTTTATTTAAAGAATTTTACAATAGACATCAAAAAGAAATTAAAATACAAAGCGGCACAGTTTCCAGATTTTATTAATAGCGATCAGATTGATAAAATTACTTCTTTTGATGAAGTAGATCAGTATTTTACGGCGCCGCTTCATGGTTTTGCAAGCCGCGATGATTACTATCAGCGTGTTTCTCCAGAATTTTCTCTAGTTAATATTACTACGCCAGTTTTGATTATAAATTCGCTAGACGATCCTTTTTTAGGAGAAAGATGTTATCCGAGAGCAATTGCTAAAGAAAGCGCTTATGTTTATCTCGAAACTCCAAAATACGGTGGACATTGTGCTTTTCCTTTAAGAGATTCTACTTATTCATATGCAGAAAAAAGAGCTTTTAATTTTTTTGAATCCTGTAAATCTGCTTAG
- a CDS encoding DUF4440 domain-containing protein gives MEKQIIELEKKYWNGMENHEYETVKNLTLFPCIIASKNGVQSVDESTFKKMFESGDGDKIKVMSISNVETKLIAENTAIIGYIIELGIKDDKQKPPMKCACTSTWIKQNSNWFCALHTEAELSKQ, from the coding sequence ATGGAAAAGCAAATTATTGAACTAGAAAAAAAATATTGGAATGGAATGGAAAATCATGAGTATGAAACGGTTAAAAACCTAACGCTCTTTCCTTGTATAATTGCCAGTAAAAACGGTGTACAAAGTGTAGACGAATCTACGTTTAAAAAGATGTTTGAATCTGGTGATGGTGACAAAATCAAAGTAATGAGTATTTCTAATGTTGAAACGAAATTAATTGCCGAAAATACGGCGATTATAGGATATATAATAGAATTAGGAATTAAAGATGATAAGCAAAAACCTCCCATGAAATGTGCCTGCACTTCTACATGGATTAAACAAAACAGTAATTGGTTTTGTGCATTGCATACAGAGGCAGAATTGTCAAAGCAATAG
- a CDS encoding DUF1826 domain-containing protein: protein MNNTFSESNQIGIVSTFSDLVNTDFKGEMNALCLHRNLDGDFNEIVTKLSLKENITEVFPEDLIALPLSEKGNRAREIILNDLQLLTDFGASPSLNLLKCYERDDEFDFISTDVYSFHVDRSSIATDTFLCTYHGAASDIVSNSQAEQKILIPEIRAKLKELHDGAEDEFGNFLKENYFDLHYQLNPDAKPINLGLMNLWRLAVDHPKQKVLPCIHRAPLENEGEYRLLLIC from the coding sequence ATGAACAATACATTTTCTGAAAGCAACCAAATTGGAATTGTATCGACTTTTTCTGATCTTGTAAATACCGATTTCAAGGGAGAAATGAATGCGCTATGCTTGCACAGAAATTTGGATGGCGATTTTAATGAGATTGTAACTAAATTATCTTTAAAAGAAAATATAACAGAAGTTTTTCCAGAAGATTTAATCGCGCTTCCACTCTCAGAAAAGGGAAATAGAGCAAGAGAAATAATCTTAAATGATTTGCAATTATTAACTGATTTTGGAGCTTCGCCATCACTGAATTTATTAAAGTGTTATGAACGTGATGATGAATTTGACTTTATATCTACAGACGTATATTCTTTTCATGTTGATCGTTCGTCAATTGCAACCGATACTTTTTTATGCACCTATCACGGAGCGGCGAGTGATATTGTTTCTAATTCACAGGCAGAGCAAAAAATCCTAATTCCAGAAATTCGCGCGAAGCTAAAAGAACTGCATGATGGGGCAGAGGATGAATTCGGAAACTTTCTAAAGGAGAATTATTTTGATTTGCATTATCAGCTAAATCCTGATGCAAAACCTATTAATTTAGGATTAATGAATCTTTGGCGACTGGCTGTAGATCATCCAAAACAAAAAGTGTTGCCTTGTATTCATAGAGCGCCGTTAGAAAATGAAGGCGAATATCGTTTATTGCTTATTTGTTAA
- a CDS encoding PRC-barrel domain-containing protein, whose product METKHRNLYKLDELSDYKVASNYSDVRGWKIVDADNRTIGKIDNLWVNKDMERVVYLDVKVDKALIEDSRNEVHDVITNENNREIVYKDGDSHIIIPIGSVSINKDTKIVMATNIGYNTFRNTNRYNSVDNFDREYERRVMKSYYPENDPDSVYYSDDDGFYNRREFDNR is encoded by the coding sequence ATGGAAACTAAACATAGAAATTTATACAAACTAGACGAGTTATCTGATTATAAAGTTGCATCTAATTATTCTGACGTAAGAGGATGGAAAATTGTAGATGCCGACAACCGCACTATTGGTAAAATTGATAATCTTTGGGTAAATAAAGATATGGAACGCGTTGTTTATCTTGATGTTAAAGTAGATAAAGCACTTATAGAAGACAGCCGAAATGAAGTTCACGATGTTATAACCAACGAAAATAATAGAGAGATTGTCTATAAAGACGGAGACAGCCATATTATTATACCAATTGGATCTGTGAGTATAAATAAAGACACAAAGATTGTTATGGCTACCAATATTGGCTACAATACCTTTAGAAACACAAACAGGTATAACAGCGTCGACAATTTTGACAGGGAATATGAAAGAAGAGTAATGAAATCTTATTATCCTGAAAATGATCCAGACTCTGTATATTATAGTGATGATGACGGTTTTTACAACCGCAGAGAATTTGATAACAGATAG
- a CDS encoding molybdopterin-dependent oxidoreductase has translation MKNELLSFVLITTLFFSSFHNNVVAQNSSKEAVLKVEGEVLKPLSISASDFAKIPHVQASMKNREGKLQEYSGVPIIEILKQAGVTLGKELKGENLTKYMLVRGSDGYEVVFSLVELDPAFTNRIIILADMKDGKPLENGVGPFRLVVPEENRPARSVLEVSHLIIRFAKD, from the coding sequence ATGAAAAACGAACTTTTATCCTTTGTTTTAATAACAACATTATTTTTTTCAAGTTTTCACAACAATGTAGTAGCACAAAATTCTTCTAAAGAAGCGGTTTTAAAAGTAGAAGGAGAGGTTTTAAAACCACTTTCTATTAGCGCTTCAGATTTTGCTAAGATTCCGCATGTACAAGCTAGTATGAAAAATCGTGAAGGAAAACTGCAAGAATATTCAGGAGTTCCAATTATTGAAATATTGAAACAGGCTGGAGTAACGTTAGGAAAAGAACTTAAAGGAGAAAACTTAACTAAATACATGCTTGTAAGAGGAAGCGATGGTTATGAAGTTGTTTTTTCATTAGTAGAACTAGATCCAGCGTTTACAAACAGAATTATCATTTTGGCTGATATGAAAGACGGAAAACCATTAGAAAATGGAGTAGGTCCGTTCCGTTTGGTCGTGCCAGAAGAAAATAGACCTGCGCGCTCGGTTTTAGAGGTATCGCATCTTATCATAAGGTTTGCTAAAGATTAA
- a CDS encoding TonB-dependent receptor plug domain-containing protein produces MKLKFAVFMLLPLIGFSQQNKKTDTDSLKTSNIFILGEVVITQNQNRDTLNRITSKKMESQNKMEVSKALNLLPGVTLTASGPRNESMVSVRGFDLRQVPVYMDGIPVYVPYDGYVDLARFTTFDLAAVDVSKGFSSVLYGPNSLGGAINLISRKPLKKLEYDGALGAINDNGYRGNINIGSNLGKFYLQGGYSYLDRNSTRMSSDFVPMKNEDGGQRDNSYRKDQKITFKIGWTPNKKSEYALGYINQQGEKGNPVYAGSDTKNSLLVNPRFWQWPVWNKESYYFISNSNLDDKNSLKTRIYYDKFKNTLNSYDDKTYSTMTKGYAFQSLYDDYTYGGNVEYNTQIIPKNEFKAAVHFKEDVHREHNLGEPVRHFIDNTILFGIEDVFKISNKFTVIPGASYNIRKNIQAQDYNSTTKVISDYPAAAASDAYNLQIGLFYQLNEANKLGATVSQKTRFATIKDRYSYRMGTAIPNPVLKPEEALNYEVNYSATFLEKITFQTALFYSSITDAILSVSNVQPGKSQMQNFGEAEYRGVEAQINYSILKNLSFNANYTYIERKNITNPTIHFTDVPNTKVMGTLEYEPLKVLRLIANAEFNSARFSTSYGTRVPDYTLLNFYASGKILKNFSLDAGISNIFDRNYSLVEGFPEEGRNFFVTLRFFNQ; encoded by the coding sequence ATGAAACTAAAATTTGCAGTATTTATGCTTCTTCCGCTGATTGGATTTTCGCAACAAAACAAGAAAACCGACACGGATTCTCTAAAAACATCAAATATTTTTATTCTAGGCGAAGTAGTAATAACTCAAAATCAAAACAGAGACACTTTGAATAGAATTACATCAAAAAAAATGGAATCTCAAAACAAAATGGAGGTTTCAAAAGCATTAAATCTGCTTCCTGGCGTAACTTTAACAGCGTCGGGACCAAGAAACGAGTCGATGGTTTCTGTAAGAGGTTTTGATTTAAGGCAAGTGCCAGTTTATATGGATGGAATTCCGGTTTACGTTCCTTATGATGGTTATGTTGATTTAGCCAGATTTACAACTTTTGATTTGGCGGCGGTAGATGTTTCAAAAGGATTTTCGTCTGTGCTTTACGGTCCAAATTCTTTAGGCGGAGCCATTAATCTTATCTCTAGAAAACCTTTAAAGAAGTTAGAATATGATGGTGCTTTGGGGGCAATTAACGATAATGGTTATCGCGGAAACATCAATATTGGATCTAATCTCGGAAAGTTTTATTTGCAAGGAGGTTATTCTTATTTAGATAGAAATTCGACAAGAATGTCTTCTGATTTTGTTCCGATGAAAAATGAAGATGGCGGACAAAGAGATAATTCCTATCGAAAAGATCAGAAAATAACTTTCAAAATAGGATGGACTCCGAATAAAAAAAGCGAATATGCATTGGGTTATATCAATCAGCAAGGAGAAAAAGGAAATCCTGTTTATGCGGGAAGCGATACCAAAAATTCACTTTTAGTAAATCCGCGTTTTTGGCAATGGCCAGTTTGGAATAAAGAAAGCTATTATTTTATTTCGAATTCAAATCTTGACGATAAAAATAGTTTAAAGACTAGAATTTACTATGATAAATTCAAAAACACGTTGAATAGCTATGATGATAAAACATATTCAACAATGACTAAAGGATATGCTTTTCAGAGTCTTTACGACGATTATACTTATGGAGGAAATGTAGAATACAATACGCAAATTATACCAAAAAATGAATTTAAAGCTGCAGTACATTTTAAAGAAGATGTTCACAGAGAACATAATTTGGGAGAACCAGTGCGTCATTTTATTGACAATACCATTTTATTCGGAATTGAAGATGTATTTAAGATTTCAAATAAATTTACTGTAATTCCAGGCGCTAGTTATAATATCAGAAAAAATATTCAGGCTCAAGATTACAATAGTACAACCAAAGTAATTTCAGATTATCCAGCGGCCGCTGCGAGCGATGCTTACAATTTGCAGATCGGACTTTTTTATCAGTTGAACGAAGCTAATAAACTTGGAGCAACAGTTTCGCAGAAAACAAGATTTGCAACCATAAAAGATCGTTATTCTTATAGAATGGGAACCGCTATTCCGAATCCAGTTTTAAAACCAGAAGAAGCATTAAATTATGAAGTTAATTATAGTGCGACTTTCTTAGAAAAAATCACTTTTCAAACAGCATTATTTTATAGTTCTATTACCGATGCAATTTTAAGCGTAAGCAATGTGCAGCCTGGAAAATCGCAAATGCAGAATTTTGGAGAAGCAGAATATCGTGGAGTTGAAGCACAGATTAATTATTCGATTTTGAAGAACTTGTCTTTTAACGCCAATTACACTTATATAGAAAGAAAAAATATTACTAATCCAACGATTCATTTTACAGATGTTCCGAATACAAAAGTTATGGGAACTTTAGAATATGAACCTCTTAAAGTTTTGCGTTTAATTGCCAATGCAGAATTTAATTCGGCTCGATTTAGTACAAGTTACGGTACACGAGTTCCAGATTATACGCTTTTAAATTTTTATGCTTCGGGAAAAATATTGAAAAATTTCAGCCTTGATGCCGGAATAAGCAATATATTCGATAGAAATTACAGTTTGGTTGAAGGATTTCCAGAAGAAGGAAGAAATTTCTTTGTAACGCTTCGTTTCTTTAATCAATAA
- a CDS encoding aldo/keto reductase translates to MNSQNQKTEINRRKFLQNSAKFVAAGMYLGMFGMPKLFANETTDNVVANIPIPDVKLNNGLKMPILGFGTYGLSGEVCQRSVVEAISAGYRLIDTAKVYGNEEAIGKAIKQSGIDRKQLFVTSKLWVDDAGYENAKKGFEETLRKLQLDYLDLYLIHRPRGDVKGSWKAMEELYKAGKIKAIGISNFNPAQLADLLSYAKVKPVLNQIETHAYFQQNNDYNVLKKHDIHVEAWAPFAEGRNGLFTNEVLTQIAKKYGKTTAQVSLRWHYQRGIIAIPRSSQKLHIIENLNIFDFKLDEADIKAIEKLDLNKTQFPEWS, encoded by the coding sequence ATGAATTCTCAAAACCAAAAAACCGAAATAAATCGACGTAAGTTTTTGCAAAATAGTGCAAAATTTGTTGCAGCCGGAATGTACTTAGGTATGTTCGGTATGCCCAAATTATTCGCAAATGAGACAACAGATAATGTTGTAGCAAATATTCCTATTCCAGATGTTAAACTGAACAATGGCTTAAAAATGCCAATACTCGGTTTTGGAACATACGGACTCAGCGGAGAAGTATGCCAGCGATCTGTTGTAGAAGCTATATCAGCGGGTTACCGTCTTATCGATACCGCAAAAGTGTATGGAAATGAAGAAGCAATTGGCAAAGCAATAAAGCAAAGCGGGATTGACAGAAAACAGCTTTTTGTAACTTCGAAACTATGGGTTGATGATGCTGGTTACGAAAATGCTAAAAAAGGTTTTGAAGAAACTCTAAGAAAATTACAGCTTGATTATCTTGATTTATATCTGATACATCGTCCGAGAGGCGATGTAAAAGGATCTTGGAAAGCAATGGAAGAATTGTATAAAGCTGGAAAAATTAAAGCAATTGGTATAAGTAATTTCAATCCAGCTCAATTGGCAGATCTTTTGTCTTATGCCAAAGTAAAACCAGTTTTGAATCAGATTGAAACTCATGCTTATTTTCAGCAAAATAATGATTATAATGTCCTTAAAAAACATGATATTCATGTTGAAGCGTGGGCTCCTTTTGCAGAAGGAAGAAATGGTCTTTTTACAAATGAAGTCTTAACTCAGATTGCTAAAAAATACGGTAAAACGACTGCGCAAGTAAGTTTAAGATGGCATTATCAACGTGGTATTATTGCTATTCCGAGATCTTCGCAAAAACTACATATTATAGAAAATCTTAACATTTTTGATTTTAAACTCGATGAAGCTGATATAAAAGCAATTGAAAAACTTGATTTAAATAAAACCCAGTTCCCAGAGTGGAGCTAA